The window CTGAGCGTACGCTCGTTGGCCTGGCACGTCTTGGTCTCAGCGTTGGCCGAGGCGGCGTTGAAGACCGGGATTGCGACTGCGATGAGGATACCGATAATGAGAACGACGACCATGAGCTCGACGAGGGTGAAGCCCTCCTGCTTGCGGAGCATCTTCATGAGTTCCGCACCTCCTTCCCCCTTGCGGGGTTCGTGGGTGGCCTGTCTGGCCACCTCAACTTCCGACACACCCTGTATCGGAGCGCAGAACGACGGACTTTAGAGGGATTCTCAAGCAGGTCCTAGTGGCTAGGCCACGTGCAACCAGTCGATCCCCCGCTGACGGAGTAGACACCGCCAGCCGGGCACTGCGGGGCCCATTTCAGATAGTCTGGAACCAAGTCAGCGTCGTCCACCGCTGTTATGTCCGCAGATGTGTGATCGGGGTCCGCGGAAACGTAGGTATTGATGGCGCCGTCGACGATTCGTCGGTTGGCAGCGCATGTCTTCTCCTCGGCGTTAGCCGAGGCGGCGTTGAATACGGGAACAGCGAGTGCGATGAGAATGCCGATAATGAGAACCACGACCATCAGTTCCACCAGGGTGAATCCGTGTTCCGTGCGCCACACCTTCATGTCAGTTCACCCCCCAACTGGAGCACGTGCCCCCATTGGCTCTACTTGACGAGCGAGATGACGTTGAACATCGGCAGGTACAGGGCGATGACCATGCCGCCGACCACGACGCCGAGCAGTGCCATCATGAGCGGTTCGATCAGCGAGGTGAGACCGTCGACCGCGGCCCCGACCTCCTCGTCGTAGAAGTCAGCGATCTTGTTGAGCATGGCGTCCAGCGCGCCGGTCTCCTCGCCGACCGCGATCATCTGGACGAGCATCGACGGGAAGACCTTGCTCTCGCCAAGCGGTTTGGCGATGGTCTCGCCCTCTTTGATAGCGGCCCTTACCTTCTTGACCGCCTGTGCCACCTCTTCGTTGCCTGCGGTGTCGCCCACGATGTCGAGGGCCGACAGAATCGGCACGCCGGCGGAGACGAGCGTTCCGAAGGTACGGGTGAACCGCGCGAGCGCGATCTTGCGAGTAAGCGTCCCGAACACCGGCATACGGAGCTTGGCACTATCCCAGATGAGCAGACCGGGGCCTTTCGACCACCACTTGAAGGCGTAGATAACGGCCGCGAACCCCACAACGACGGCGACCCCGCCAAAGCCGGCAACGAAATCAGACAGGTCCACCAAGAGCTGGGTCATCGCGGGCAGATCGCTCTCCATATCAGAGAACATCTTCTCGAACGTGGGCACGACGAACACCATCATGGCCGCGAGGATCGCGAGGACCATGCCGCCCATCGCCACGGGATACGCCATTGCGGACTTGATCTTGCCCTTGAGGGCGGCCTCTTGCTCGAAGTGATCAGCCAGACGGTTCAAGACCTCGTCGAGTACACCACCGGTCTCGCCGGCGCGCACCATGTTGATGAATATGGGCGGGAAGATCTTAGGGTGCCGACCGAGGGAATCGGACAGCGATTGGCCAGCCTCAACGTCCTTGCCGACCTGGGCGATGGTTTCACGAAGGTAGCGGTTCTCAGTTTGGCCGCCCAGAATGCTCAGGCACTTGGTCAGCGATAGACCGGCGTTGATCATCGTCGAGAACTGACGCGAGAAGATCGTCACGTCCTTGACCTTCACACCCGTCCCGAACGTGACGCCGTTGAGTAGGGACAGGCCACCCTGCTGATCGAGCTCAAGGATGATGTAGCCCATCTGGGTGAGCTTGGCCTGCACGGCCTCTTTGCTCTCGCCCTCGAGCTTACCCTTGGCTACCTTGCCGGCCTTATCCCTGACCGTGTAACTGAACGATGCCATCTGCTGCTCCTAAACTGCACTCGTCCGTTCGTCAGACGATGACCCGAACGATCTCCTCGATCGACGTGTTGCCCATACGGACCTTCTCCAGCCCGTCCTCTCGCAACGTGAGCATGCCCTGCTGCACGGCAACCTTCTTCACCTCTTCGGCCGTCGCCTCCTCGACGCACAGGCGCGAAATCTCCTCGGACATGAGGAGCACCTCGTGCACGCCGATTCGACCACGGTAGCCGGTGCCACCGCACTTGCGGCAGCCGCCGGCCTTGAAGACGATCTCAGGGAGGTTATCGGCACGGTAACCCGCTTCGATTAGCACTTCTGGCTTGGGGCGCCACTCCTGCTTGCACTCCGGACAGAGCTTACGGGCAAGGCGCTGCCCGAGGATGCAGCCCACGGCCGACGAGACGAGGAAGGGCTCCACGCCCATCTCTATGAGCCGCGTGACGGCGCTCGCCGCGTCGTTGGTGTGGAGTGTCGACAGAACGAGGTGACCGGTGAGGGCCGATTCGATGGCGATCTGCGCCGTTTCCTGGTCGCGGATCTCGCCCACCAGAATGACATCCGGCGAGCATCGCAGGAACGACCGCAACGCCCGCGCGAAATCCAGCCCCGCCTTGTGGTTCATCTGGCACTGGTTCACCCCGGGAAGCCGGTACTCGACCGGGTCCTCAGCGGTGACGATGTGACGGCCCGGATCGTTCAGAACGTTGATGGCCGCATAGAGCGACGTCGACTTACCCGAACCGGTAGGCCCTGTTACCAGGATCGCGCCATACGGCTTGGTGAACGAGGACTCAAAACGATCGAGTGACGAGGGCAGGAACCCGAGGTCAGAGAGCTTGAGCAGAATCGAGTCCTTGCGCAGGATTCGGAGCACGATGCGCTCGCCATAGACGGTCGGCAGCGATGAGACGCGGAAATCCAACTTGTGAGGACCCACGGTCACCGCGCAGTGGCCGTCCTGCGGTCGGCGAGAGTCGGAGATATCCATCTCGGCCATGATCTTGAAGCGAGAGATCATCGCTTGCTGGGTCGACTTCGGGCTGCGCATGACTTCATGCAGCACGCCATCGACCCGGAAGCGGACCCTCAGATCGTTCTCCTGGGGCTCGATGTGTATGTCCGAGGCTCGATCAGCCACGGCCTTTTGGATGATGTAGTTCACAAGCTTGACGGCCGGGGCCTCGGCTTCGACGTCCGTGAGCTGAGCGAGCTCGTCGTCTCCGATGTCCTCGGTGGAGACGAACTCATCGTCAGTCGTGTGTTCGGCGACCTTGTAGTACTCGTCGATCGCCGCCACGATGTCGTCGCGAGTCGAGATCGCGGGCTTGATCTCATAGCCGGTGATGATCCGAAGGTCGTCCAAGGCGAGCACGTTCTGTGGGTCAGCCATCGCCACGAGCAGCGTGTTGTCGAGCACTGCGACGGGCATGAGCGTGTAGCGCTGCGCGAGTTCCTTCGGCACGGCGGTCACCGCATTGGCCTCAGGCGGGCGCTCGGCGAAGTTCACATACTCGATCCCGATCTGCTTCGCCATCACCGACAGGATCGCGCCTTGCGTGGCGTAGCCGAGGTCGACGAGCACCCGACCGAGCGGACTACCGGTAGCGCGATGCACCTCAAGCGCGTCGTTGAGCTGCTTATCGGTGATCACACCGGCCCGCATGAGGAGCTGACCGAGTCTCTGTCCGGCTTCCGCCACCTACGATGTCCTTTGCGCCCGTGCGGAGCACGATGAACTGCCTACGTCATCGCACCGAGTCAGCTGCATCATACAGCGTGCGGCACACGCGCCGCATTTCACACGCGCATCTTGGTGGCGCGCAGGTCCTGCAGGAGGACGTCAGCGTACTTTCTGAATCGGTCGTACGTGGCCGTGCCGGCCTTCACTCCGACCCGGGCCTCACCGAACCACATCTCGACCGGCGCCTCCATGACAAGCTCAGGCACTGCCCCGCGACGCGAGTCCGGCCCCTCGCCTACCGCGGCGGCGGGAGCGAACTCCACCAGCAGACCTTCGGCAGACCGCACGCGGGCGACCGGTCTGACGCGGGCCGGACGCGACTGAGCGACAGGCACAGACTGCGGCACGGCGGGCGGCTCTGAGGCGGAGACGTGAACCTCGGGGCGCGCCTCGGCGGCCCGCACCTGCGCCCGGGGCGTCTCCGGAGGCTGCTGGCCCCGCAGCATGTCCTCCCAGTACTCCTCTTTGGCTGCAGCCTGAAGTGCAGGGGTCGGAGCGGGCGGCTCGGCGACGGGCACGGGCACGGGCACGACGACAGGTGCCGGAATCGGCTCGGGCACGGCGACGGGTGCCGGAATCGGCGCGGGGACGGCGACAGGTGCGGGCGTCGGTGCGGGGGTCGGTGCGGCGACGGGCTCGGGCATCGGTACGGCGACAGGCTCGGGCATCGGTGCGACCACCGGGGCCACAGGTAGCGCGGGCACCGATGGCGCCGGAGCGGAGGTGGTCGGCAAAGGAGGCACAGTGACAGGTGCCGCGGCTGCCTGCACCGGGACCGAGACGGGCGCCGGTACCGTTGCGACAACCGTCACGGCCTGTTCAGCCACCGGCTCGAAGACCGCAGTGGGCATGAGGGCGGCGAGTTCCCTGTCAAGGTCGCTGTCGGTCGCGGTATCGGCGGCAACGGGGTCCGAGGGAGCGGTGACCTCGGGGACCTGCAGGGCGAGCGGAACGCCCGCCATGGGTGCGGCAGCCTGCCTCACCGGAAGGCCGGGGGTGGTCGGCTCAACCTCCCAAGGCTCGTACTGCTCCACGGCGAACTGAGGCTCTGAGATGCTGGGAAGCGGTTCGAACGTGGCGATTCTCCCGGCAAGCGATGCCTCGTCAAGGCTCGCCGCAGGTGCCGGATCCGCTGGTGGCATCCACTCGCCAGCGCGCAGTGGGGTCAGGAGCGAGGCGCTCAGAGAGTCCGCGGCCACCTCTACCGTCAATCCCTCAAGGTTCGTATCCATCGGGCCGCCCCCGCCCGGCGACGTCACGTGGACTTCCTGCAAAGCCCCGGCAAACCGCCGTTGGCGCCGATGGCGCACGAGCGATGAGACGAACGAGACCGCAGCGATGACGAACAGAACGAACGTTGAGGCCAGGATGATGAGCCCAACGTCCATCACGAACCTACCCCATGCTTTCGAGAATCTCGTACAGCAGGCCAAGCAGCACGGCTTTGACCGAATCCCGCTCGCGGGCATCCACCGGCAAGAGCGGGATGGCGTCGGCCAGTGCCAGTTCGGTGCGAACCCGTCGAATCGTTTCGGTGTCGTCAGCGTCCACCTTGTTCGCCGCGACGACGAAAGGCACATCCGACATCTGGGTGAAGAACTCGATCATCTCCTTGGCATCGGCGAACGTGCCGGGTTCGGTCGTGTCCACCAGCAGCACGAATCCCAGCATTCCCTCAGAGAGCGTCTCCCACATGAAGGAGAATCTGGCCTGGCCCGGGGTACCGAACAGATACAGGACCACGTCGTCAGAGACCGTGATGCGACCGAAGTCCATAGCGACGGTGGTTTCGCCGCTACCTTCTCCGGAAGCGTCACTCACCTGACGCTCAGTCGAGAGCACCGTTATCTCGCTGACTGCTTTGATGAACGTCGTCTTGCCGGCGTTGAACGGACCGGTGACGACGACCTTGACCGACTGCATTTCGCGCTTCTCCCTTACAGGCCCTTGATGCCCTCGATGATCTTCATGACAGTATCCTTGTCCACGCGCGCATCACGGTGCAGCATCCCCGCGTCGGGGATGGCGTTGACGCTGACTTGCGGCCGCGCCGGTTGCCTCCGATCGGCGCCCGTCAGCGCCGAGAGCTCATCAGTAAGCCCCCCCGAGAATCCAAGGTCATCCATGCCGATGTCCTCGAGGAACGCATCGGTCGAGATGACGCCCCCGGCGGGTGCGGGGGCCTCATCCCGCAGCAGTTCGGCGTCGAAGTCAGCGCTCGTGGCACCATCTGCAGCAGGCTCCTCGGCATCCACATCGAGCGACTCAAGAAGCGCGCTGAAGTCAGGTTCAACCTCCGGAAGCACCAGAACTGGTTCGTCCTGGTCGATGGGCGCCGGTGCCGGGACTTCACCTGAGACCATATCCAGGTCGATGATCGTGCCGAAATCCACCGGGGTCACGCGGAAAGCATCGTCTGAATCGGGTCCTTCCGCGGCCCCGACGGTGGAATCTGCCAGCTGAGACATGGGTTCAGCCGGCTCGGGCAGCAGCAGCTCGGGTTCAGCTTGAACCACGATCGGCTCTAGTAGGTCGAGGGGCATCTCGCCCAGTCCGAGGGCCATGAGATCACGCTCGAAATCAGCGCCGGGAGAGGTCGCAGGCTCTGGCTCTGGCAGCAGCTCGGGCTCTGGTTCTGGCTCAGGCTCGGGCTCTGGTTCTGGCTCGGGCTCAGGCTCCGAAGGGATCTCGAACGATGCTGCGATCGCATCTATGGCGGCATCGACCTCAGCGGGGGCACCGAAACCCGGAAGCAACTCCTCCACCGATGACACGGGCACGAATGCCGCGTCGGATTCCTCGTCACGGTCGACGCTCATGAACGCTGGCTCTTCGGCGGGCACGTAGGGCTGCTTCGGCACCGCCGGGGCTTGCTCATCGCTCGCCTCAGCATAGGGCGCCGGCGGAGCGCTCAGGATGGCGCCCATGAACTCGTCGAGCACGGCTTGGTCGTCGGCGCTCGTCGCGGCCGCCGGGTGGCCCAAGAACTCGGGCTCCTCGACCGGCTCGTTCGTCTTATGGGCTTCGGTGTGAGCGGGCACTTCGGGCTTCTCGGCCTCGCGGCGCTTCTCGGACTCGGCCTCGAGCTTGGCCTCACGCTCGAGCGCCGCCTTCTGCTCGGCCTGCTCGGCCTTGAGGCGCTTGGCCTCGATCTCGGCCAGTTTCGCTTCTCGCTCGGCCCGCTCGGCGCGGTTGTGCTCGATCTCCTCTTCCGTAGCGAACTCGAGCAGTCCGGCCGAGAAGAGGCCGTAGATGACTCGAGCGACCTCGAAGTCGGTCCGCCCGGTAGCAGTGGCCAACTCGGCGACCGACCGCGTGCCGTCGATCAGGAGCAGTAGCTGCCACTCGGTCGGCTTGAGAGATATCTCGAACGTGCCCTCGCCAGGCGCCGTGGCCATCTTGAAGACCACGTCTGTCGACGGGATCTTCTTCTTGATGCGGCCCCACTCTTCGAGGCGGCGGGAGCCCTCCATGACGAC of the Coriobacteriia bacterium genome contains:
- a CDS encoding type II secretion system protein, whose product is MKMLRKQEGFTLVELMVVVLIIGILIAVAIPVFNAASANAETKTCQANERTL
- a CDS encoding prepilin-type N-terminal cleavage/methylation domain-containing protein — translated: MKVWRTEHGFTLVELMVVVLIIGILIALAVPVFNAASANAEEKTCAANRRIVDGAINTYVSADPDHTSADITAVDDADLVPDYLKWAPQCPAGGVYSVSGGSTGCTWPSH
- a CDS encoding type II secretion system F family protein, which produces MASFSYTVRDKAGKVAKGKLEGESKEAVQAKLTQMGYIILELDQQGGLSLLNGVTFGTGVKVKDVTIFSRQFSTMINAGLSLTKCLSILGGQTENRYLRETIAQVGKDVEAGQSLSDSLGRHPKIFPPIFINMVRAGETGGVLDEVLNRLADHFEQEAALKGKIKSAMAYPVAMGGMVLAILAAMMVFVVPTFEKMFSDMESDLPAMTQLLVDLSDFVAGFGGVAVVVGFAAVIYAFKWWSKGPGLLIWDSAKLRMPVFGTLTRKIALARFTRTFGTLVSAGVPILSALDIVGDTAGNEEVAQAVKKVRAAIKEGETIAKPLGESKVFPSMLVQMIAVGEETGALDAMLNKIADFYDEEVGAAVDGLTSLIEPLMMALLGVVVGGMVIALYLPMFNVISLVK
- a CDS encoding ATPase, T2SS/T4P/T4SS family; this encodes MAEAGQRLGQLLMRAGVITDKQLNDALEVHRATGSPLGRVLVDLGYATQGAILSVMAKQIGIEYVNFAERPPEANAVTAVPKELAQRYTLMPVAVLDNTLLVAMADPQNVLALDDLRIITGYEIKPAISTRDDIVAAIDEYYKVAEHTTDDEFVSTEDIGDDELAQLTDVEAEAPAVKLVNYIIQKAVADRASDIHIEPQENDLRVRFRVDGVLHEVMRSPKSTQQAMISRFKIMAEMDISDSRRPQDGHCAVTVGPHKLDFRVSSLPTVYGERIVLRILRKDSILLKLSDLGFLPSSLDRFESSFTKPYGAILVTGPTGSGKSTSLYAAINVLNDPGRHIVTAEDPVEYRLPGVNQCQMNHKAGLDFARALRSFLRCSPDVILVGEIRDQETAQIAIESALTGHLVLSTLHTNDAASAVTRLIEMGVEPFLVSSAVGCILGQRLARKLCPECKQEWRPKPEVLIEAGYRADNLPEIVFKAGGCRKCGGTGYRGRIGVHEVLLMSEEISRLCVEEATAEEVKKVAVQQGMLTLREDGLEKVRMGNTSIEEIVRVIV
- a CDS encoding ATP/GTP-binding protein; the encoded protein is MQSVKVVVTGPFNAGKTTFIKAVSEITVLSTERQVSDASGEGSGETTVAMDFGRITVSDDVVLYLFGTPGQARFSFMWETLSEGMLGFVLLVDTTEPGTFADAKEMIEFFTQMSDVPFVVAANKVDADDTETIRRVRTELALADAIPLLPVDARERDSVKAVLLGLLYEILESMG
- a CDS encoding DUF4388 domain-containing protein, translated to MALRGNLRDFSLPDVFQLVTFSRKTGVLRIEREDGAAGGVWFRDGEVFFASSNWHSEPLGERLVKAHRITPQALKRGLEMRAEEPAHGRRLGQILTDEGYITEAVLETFVSEQIQDTIFDLMRWEEGEFDFESMPEVVEEDIGLTVSIENVVMEGSRRLEEWGRIKKKIPSTDVVFKMATAPGEGTFEISLKPTEWQLLLLIDGTRSVAELATATGRTDFEVARVIYGLFSAGLLEFATEEEIEHNRAERAEREAKLAEIEAKRLKAEQAEQKAALEREAKLEAESEKRREAEKPEVPAHTEAHKTNEPVEEPEFLGHPAAATSADDQAVLDEFMGAILSAPPAPYAEASDEQAPAVPKQPYVPAEEPAFMSVDRDEESDAAFVPVSSVEELLPGFGAPAEVDAAIDAIAASFEIPSEPEPEPEPEPEPEPEPEPELLPEPEPATSPGADFERDLMALGLGEMPLDLLEPIVVQAEPELLLPEPAEPMSQLADSTVGAAEGPDSDDAFRVTPVDFGTIIDLDMVSGEVPAPAPIDQDEPVLVLPEVEPDFSALLESLDVDAEEPAADGATSADFDAELLRDEAPAPAGGVISTDAFLEDIGMDDLGFSGGLTDELSALTGADRRQPARPQVSVNAIPDAGMLHRDARVDKDTVMKIIEGIKGL